A window from Corynebacterium accolens encodes these proteins:
- a CDS encoding NlpC/P60 family protein: MATIRLPRIRHVRATIAAVAGAAALSPLMSIAPAGADEHPDPAQAGAVEKIPSAGADDSIARAVSNVDAQQRDVEQLRRLLAQAEEQAAAATERIAQLSDDPELADDAAELDQAYADKRAAESAMVEHRRNLAQREAQMNATRNFAEASFAHQQQAVEVSQQGDLSKVQNQDNNLDFKVDGDVFADAPVKSKDLNKDKAQNFTDEIVSDETPLPEATNNDVGSDEQADPATPKAEFGTALNQGATPSFNTVDYGTGSSASDVMDVAGELAASVDQDDVRALMEGSADLLGIGSPNTAPSASTDPSATGQGSGTPSNPASGNSSQIEAVIARAESVIGTPYVWGGGDNNGPTGGLRDGGIADSFGDYGRSGFDCSGLTKYAFAAAGLDLPHYTGAQYQMGNKVSRDNLQRGDLIFYGAGGSQHVAIYLGNDQMIEAPQSGQNVQVSPVRWAGATPDVVRLL, translated from the coding sequence GTGGCCACCATTCGTCTACCGCGCATCCGACATGTTCGCGCAACTATAGCTGCAGTCGCAGGTGCCGCAGCGCTATCGCCCCTGATGTCCATCGCTCCCGCGGGAGCAGATGAGCACCCCGATCCCGCCCAAGCCGGCGCGGTTGAAAAAATTCCAAGCGCCGGTGCAGATGACTCCATTGCCCGCGCTGTATCAAACGTTGATGCTCAGCAGCGGGACGTAGAACAGCTGCGGCGGCTCCTCGCCCAGGCGGAGGAGCAAGCGGCGGCCGCGACGGAGCGCATCGCCCAGCTTTCGGACGATCCTGAGCTTGCGGACGATGCGGCAGAGCTTGACCAAGCTTATGCCGATAAGCGCGCAGCCGAATCGGCAATGGTAGAGCACCGCCGTAACTTGGCCCAGCGGGAAGCTCAAATGAATGCCACCCGTAACTTCGCCGAGGCGTCTTTTGCTCACCAGCAGCAGGCGGTGGAGGTATCCCAACAAGGCGACCTTTCAAAGGTGCAAAATCAAGATAATAACCTTGATTTTAAGGTAGATGGGGATGTGTTTGCCGATGCTCCCGTCAAGTCAAAAGACTTGAATAAAGACAAGGCTCAAAACTTTACCGACGAAATCGTTTCCGACGAGACTCCGCTACCTGAGGCGACTAATAACGACGTCGGTTCGGACGAGCAGGCGGATCCGGCGACCCCGAAGGCGGAGTTCGGCACTGCGCTTAACCAGGGGGCAACCCCGTCCTTTAACACGGTGGACTATGGCACCGGATCCTCGGCATCGGACGTTATGGACGTCGCCGGGGAGCTCGCCGCATCCGTCGACCAAGACGATGTGCGAGCACTGATGGAGGGATCTGCAGACTTGTTGGGGATTGGCAGCCCGAATACGGCGCCATCGGCAAGCACTGATCCTTCCGCCACCGGTCAAGGGTCCGGAACGCCATCCAACCCTGCTTCGGGCAATAGCAGCCAGATTGAGGCAGTGATCGCTCGCGCAGAATCCGTCATCGGCACCCCATACGTGTGGGGCGGTGGCGACAACAATGGCCCAACTGGTGGCCTCCGGGACGGCGGCATCGCCGATAGCTTTGGCGACTACGGCCGGAGCGGGTTTGATTGCTCTGGATTGACTAAGTACGCGTTCGCCGCAGCGGGCCTGGACCTTCCGCACTACACCGGCGCGCAGTACCAGATGGGCAATAAGGTTTCGCGCGACAATTTGCAGCGCGGCGATCTCATCTTCTACGGCGCCGGCGGCAGCCAGCACGTTGCGATCTACTTGGGCAATGACCAAATGATTGAGGCCCCGCAGTCTGGGCAGAACGTACAGGTCTCCCCTGTGCGCTGGGCTGGTGCGACCCCGGATGTTGTGCGCCTTCTCTAA
- a CDS encoding TetR/AcrR family transcriptional regulator, with product MPIVSESELNRRRHEILVGARRCFAEHGYEGATVRLLEQATGKSRGAIFHHFGDKESLFLSLAREDAARQAEVVANNGLVEVMREMLRHPERHDWLATRLEITSLLRTDPSFAARWKEHQSIRDEAIRARLASNAEQGRLRDDVDIDTLVSYLETFMDGFINRLALGDTDGLERVLDLVEQSIRSSRSPQR from the coding sequence ATGCCAATCGTGAGTGAATCTGAGTTAAATCGGCGCAGGCACGAAATTCTCGTCGGGGCTCGCCGGTGCTTTGCCGAACATGGCTATGAGGGCGCGACTGTCCGCCTCTTAGAACAAGCCACCGGGAAATCACGCGGCGCCATATTCCACCACTTTGGGGACAAGGAGTCCTTATTCCTCTCTTTAGCCCGCGAAGATGCCGCACGCCAGGCAGAAGTGGTGGCCAATAACGGCCTCGTCGAGGTTATGCGGGAGATGTTGCGTCACCCAGAACGCCACGATTGGCTTGCCACGCGTCTGGAGATCACTTCCCTCTTGCGCACGGACCCATCGTTTGCTGCTCGGTGGAAAGAACACCAGTCCATTCGTGACGAGGCTATCCGCGCCCGCCTCGCTTCCAACGCGGAACAAGGCCGCCTGCGAGACGATGTCGATATAGATACCCTGGTGAGCTATTTGGAAACCTTCATGGATGGGTTTATTAATAGGCTCGCCTTAGGGGATACGGATGGCCTGGAGCGTGTCCTCGATCTGGTGGAGCAATCCATTCGGAGTTCTAGGTCTCCACAGCGCTAA
- a CDS encoding Rv1476 family membrane protein, translating to MVPGDVDVPRLAQQLKQDGVAYSAPSLESDTQLNAHVAEQLREGDGVAVVDVFVSKAADARDIAQELYDATDLHTVIVQTPRHVSSVSENYSRADIESSQAQLKPGLNQVDLVQQYYAGLEQSSFPMVAVVAVVAILALLFGGLSYWRASLHRELRG from the coding sequence ATGGTTCCGGGTGATGTGGACGTCCCGCGGCTGGCTCAGCAGCTCAAGCAGGATGGCGTGGCTTATTCCGCACCCTCCCTGGAATCGGATACTCAGCTGAACGCACACGTCGCAGAGCAACTGCGTGAGGGTGACGGGGTTGCCGTGGTCGATGTCTTTGTCTCCAAGGCCGCCGACGCGCGCGACATTGCACAAGAGCTCTATGATGCTACCGATCTGCACACTGTCATCGTGCAGACCCCGCGCCATGTCTCCTCGGTTAGCGAGAACTATAGCCGTGCGGATATTGAATCTTCCCAGGCGCAATTAAAACCGGGACTTAACCAAGTCGATCTTGTGCAGCAGTACTATGCAGGGCTTGAGCAAAGTAGCTTTCCAATGGTCGCCGTCGTCGCAGTCGTCGCCATACTCGCCCTACTTTTCGGCGGTTTAAGTTATTGGCGCGCCTCCCTTCACCGCGAACTTCGGGGATAA
- the can gene encoding aconitate hydratase translates to MTESLNSFDAKKTLDVNGKSYDYFDINTVPGMEKLPYSLKVLAENLLRNEDGKNVNEDHIKALANWDPKSEPDTEIQFTPARVLMQDFTGVPCVVDLATMREAVSALGGTPDQVNPLNPAEMVIDHSVIVEAFGSTDALEKNVEIEYQRNEERYQFLRWGAENFSNFRVVPPGTGIVHQVNIEYLSRVVFDNEGLAYPDTCIGTDSHTTMENGLGILGWGVGGIEAEAAMLGQPVSMLIPKVVGFKLTGEIPTGVTATDVVLTITEMLREHGVVQKFVEFYGNGVKSVPLANRATIGNMSPEFGSTAAIFPIDEETTKYLELTGRPQEQIDRVEQYAKAQGMWLAEDTPEPEYSEYIELDLSTVEPSIAGPKRPQDRILLSEAKEQFRKDLSNYTTDEVCVDDSSVEAKRMSGEGGAPGDDDVTGGLNKSREGHGESAAVGAKGRHSNPITVEPDNGGEYTLDHGMVAIASITSCTNTSNPSVMVGAGLIARKAAEKGLRSKPWVKTICAPGSQVVDGYFQRADLWKDLEAMGFYLSGFGCTTCIGNSGPLPEEVSAAINENDLAATAVLSGNRNFEGRISPDVKMNYLASPIMVIAYAIAGTMDFDFDNQPLGQDEDGNDVFLKDIWPTPQEIEDTIQSAISREMYEADYADVFKGDDAWRNLDVPEGETFEWDEDSTYIRKAPYFEGMPTEPDLVEDIKGARVLAKLGDSVTTDHISPASAIKPGTPAAQYLDENGVSRSDYNSLGSRRGNHEVMMRGTFANIRLANQLVDETGGYTRDFTQEGAPQAYIYDACENYKEAGIPLVVIAGKEYGTGSSRDWAAKGTNLLGVKAVITESFERIHRSNLIGMGVIPLQFPEGESHESLGLDGTETFDIEGITGFNDGSIPKTVHVTATKQDSDDAVEFDANVRIDTPGEAEYFRHGGILQYVLRQMVKN, encoded by the coding sequence GTGACTGAAAGCTTGAACTCCTTCGACGCCAAGAAGACCCTTGATGTCAACGGTAAGTCTTACGACTACTTTGACATCAACACGGTTCCTGGCATGGAGAAGTTGCCGTACTCCCTCAAGGTGCTGGCAGAAAACCTGCTGCGCAATGAGGACGGCAAGAATGTAAACGAGGACCACATCAAGGCCCTCGCCAATTGGGACCCAAAGTCCGAACCGGATACTGAAATCCAGTTCACCCCAGCCCGCGTCCTCATGCAGGACTTCACCGGTGTTCCCTGTGTCGTCGACCTCGCAACCATGCGTGAGGCCGTTTCCGCTCTTGGCGGTACGCCAGACCAGGTTAACCCGCTAAACCCGGCCGAGATGGTTATTGACCACTCCGTCATCGTTGAGGCCTTTGGCTCCACCGACGCTCTTGAGAAGAACGTTGAAATCGAGTACCAGCGCAACGAAGAGCGCTACCAGTTCCTGCGTTGGGGTGCTGAGAACTTCTCCAACTTCCGCGTTGTTCCTCCGGGAACCGGTATTGTCCACCAGGTCAACATTGAGTACCTGTCCCGCGTTGTCTTTGACAACGAGGGCTTGGCATACCCGGATACCTGTATCGGTACCGACTCCCACACCACCATGGAAAACGGCCTGGGCATCCTGGGCTGGGGTGTTGGCGGCATCGAGGCAGAGGCTGCCATGCTTGGCCAGCCGGTATCGATGCTCATCCCGAAGGTCGTCGGCTTCAAGCTCACCGGCGAAATCCCGACCGGCGTTACCGCAACCGACGTCGTCTTGACCATTACGGAGATGCTGCGTGAGCACGGCGTTGTCCAGAAGTTTGTAGAGTTCTACGGCAACGGCGTCAAGTCCGTCCCGCTGGCTAACCGCGCCACCATCGGCAACATGTCGCCAGAGTTCGGTTCCACCGCGGCCATCTTCCCCATCGACGAAGAGACCACCAAGTACCTCGAGCTCACCGGTCGCCCGCAAGAGCAGATCGACCGCGTCGAGCAGTACGCCAAGGCCCAGGGCATGTGGCTAGCAGAGGACACTCCGGAGCCGGAGTACTCCGAGTACATCGAACTCGACCTGTCCACCGTTGAGCCGTCCATCGCCGGCCCGAAGCGCCCGCAGGACCGCATCCTTCTTTCGGAGGCCAAGGAGCAGTTCCGTAAGGACCTGTCCAACTACACCACCGACGAAGTATGCGTCGACGACTCCTCCGTTGAGGCTAAGCGCATGTCCGGTGAGGGCGGCGCGCCTGGCGACGATGATGTCACCGGTGGCTTGAACAAGTCTCGCGAGGGCCACGGCGAATCCGCCGCGGTTGGCGCTAAGGGACGTCACTCCAACCCGATCACCGTTGAACCTGACAACGGCGGCGAGTACACCCTTGACCACGGCATGGTGGCCATTGCCTCCATCACCTCGTGCACCAACACCTCTAACCCATCCGTGATGGTGGGTGCTGGTCTGATTGCACGTAAGGCCGCCGAAAAGGGCCTGCGCTCCAAGCCATGGGTCAAGACCATTTGTGCGCCTGGTTCCCAGGTTGTCGATGGCTACTTCCAGCGTGCAGACCTCTGGAAGGACCTCGAGGCTATGGGCTTCTACCTGTCCGGCTTCGGCTGCACCACCTGCATTGGTAACTCCGGCCCGCTGCCAGAGGAAGTTTCTGCAGCCATCAACGAGAACGACTTGGCAGCTACCGCAGTTCTGTCCGGTAACCGCAACTTCGAGGGTCGTATCTCCCCGGACGTCAAGATGAACTACTTGGCATCCCCAATCATGGTTATCGCCTACGCTATTGCCGGCACCATGGACTTCGACTTCGACAACCAGCCGCTGGGTCAGGACGAAGACGGCAACGATGTCTTCCTGAAGGACATCTGGCCTACCCCGCAGGAGATCGAGGACACCATCCAGTCCGCCATCTCCCGCGAGATGTACGAGGCCGACTACGCCGACGTCTTCAAGGGCGACGATGCATGGCGCAACCTGGATGTTCCAGAGGGCGAGACCTTCGAGTGGGATGAGGACTCCACCTACATCCGCAAGGCTCCGTACTTCGAGGGCATGCCGACCGAACCAGACCTGGTTGAGGACATCAAGGGCGCTCGCGTTCTTGCGAAGCTGGGCGATTCCGTCACCACCGACCACATCTCCCCTGCTTCTGCCATCAAGCCGGGCACCCCGGCCGCGCAGTACCTGGATGAGAACGGCGTGTCCCGCTCTGATTACAACTCCTTGGGTTCCCGCCGCGGTAACCACGAGGTCATGATGCGCGGTACCTTCGCCAACATTCGCCTGGCTAACCAGCTGGTGGATGAGACCGGTGGTTACACCCGCGACTTCACCCAAGAGGGCGCACCGCAGGCATACATCTACGATGCATGCGAGAACTACAAGGAAGCCGGCATTCCACTGGTCGTTATCGCTGGTAAGGAATACGGCACCGGTTCTTCCCGTGACTGGGCTGCAAAGGGCACCAACCTCCTGGGTGTTAAGGCAGTCATCACCGAGTCCTTCGAGCGCATCCACCGCTCGAACCTCATCGGTATGGGCGTTATCCCGCTGCAGTTCCCTGAGGGCGAGTCCCACGAGTCCCTGGGCCTGGATGGCACGGAGACCTTCGACATCGAAGGCATCACCGGATTCAACGACGGCTCCATCCCGAAGACCGTTCACGTCACCGCTACCAAGCAGGACTCCGACGACGCTGTCGAGTTCGACGCTAACGTACGTATCGACACCCCGGGTGAGGCAGAGTACTTCCGCCACGGCGGTATCCTGCAGTACGTGCTGCGCCAGATGGTGAAGAACTAA